From the Paenibacillus sp. R14(2021) genome, the window CGCAGGGGAAGGAAATTATTTCGTTCGCAGGCGGTCTTCCTGCAGAGGAGCTGTTCCCGCTTGAAGCTGTAAGAGACGCAGCGGAGCGTGTATTTAAATCCGGGAACAACACGCTGCAATATGGACTTACGGAAGGCTACCTGCCGCTTCGTGAACAGCTGTGCGGCCGCATGGCCAAGAAAAATATGCACGTTGAGCCGCATGAGATGATCATGACGACGGGCTCGCAGCAAGCAATTGATCTCATTACCCGCGTGCTCATGGAACCTGGGGACGTGGTGCTTGTCGAGAATCCGACGTATTTGGCCAGCCTTCAGGTATTTAACTTAAGCGGACTTCGCATCGTGCCGGTTGCAAGCGATAACGACGGCATGATTATTTCGGAAGCGGAACGCTTGATCAAGCAGCTGCAGCCGAAGCTGATCTATGTCGTGCCTACCTTCGGCAACCCGACCGCACGAGTATGGAGCGAAGAGCGCCGCAGAGGCTTGCTCGATCTGAGCCACCGTTACGGGATTGCTATTCTTGAGGATGACCCATACGGCGATATCAAGTTTGACGAGACCGAAGATTACCCAACGCTGTTTGCCCTTGAAGATAAGGCGGACGGCGGCAATGTTCTCTATACGAGCACGTTTTCCAAAACCGTGGCGCCGGCGCTTCGTACCGGTTGGGCGATGGGCAGCAGCAGCGTGATTTCAATGATGGCAAAAGCGAAGCAAGCGGCCGACTTGCATTCCAGTACGCTGGATCAGCAGACACTGGATCAGTTGCTGCGGCATTATGATCTCGATGCGCATATTGGAACCATCCGCGGCGCGTATGGTGATCGGATGCAGCAAATGCAGCGCCTGCTGAAGGCGCAGGGCTGGAGCGATGTCAAATGGGAGCAGCCGAAGGGCGGCATGTTCCTCTGGCTGGAGCTTCCTGAGGGTCTTGACGCCGCGGCGCTGCTGCGCAGTGCGGTAACGAAGAACGTAGCCTTCGTGCCTGGCGCGGCGTTCTATGCTGCCGAACCGCAGCGCAATACGGCTCGTCTTAATTTCACGTTCACGACGGGTGAGCGCATGGCGACAGGTATTGCCCGGTTTGCCGAAGCATTGAACGAATTCCTGGCCCGCTGTTAGTTTTACTCATTCATAATGATGAAGACCGAATTCGAACGTTTCGTTCAAATTCGGTCTTTTTTTATTTGCGGGAAAATCAGAGGCTGAGCATGAACTGTCCGTCTTGGATTTCGAGAGGCTTGCATACCAGTTCTTCGCCGGGAACGTTGGTGGATATGCCTGTCGCGATATCGAAGCACCAATAATGAAGCGGGCAGACAAGCTCATTCTTATGCGGCCTCACCATGCCGCCAACATGCGGGCATATCGCCGAAATCAGATTGTAGCGCTGCGGCTCATCTTCCTTACGCGGAGCTTCGACGATATAGTACGGCTGCTCGTCCACGTTGACCTGAGCGGGAAACGCTTGAAAGTCCGCGATGCTGCCAATGGTTTTAGAACGATTAGGCTCACTCATGGGCGTTGTCTCCTTTAAGTTGTTGTCTATCGCTGCTGGCCGAAGCCAAGCTTCGCTTCTGATGCCAGTTCGCCAATATATCTCCATGCTGCTTGACGGCAGCTTCTCCTTCGGGCTTTAGACTATATAGGCCGCGCTTGACCCGCAAGAACCAGCCGTAATAATCCTTTTGCAAGATGTCGGCTGCTCGCTGCACGTCCGTATATTCCGCGATCGATCGGGGCGCGAGGCTGCCGTATTGACTGAGCGACCAGGCGATGCGAAGCGCCTTTTCCCGGTAAGCGGTAACTAGCTTGCGATTGTTGCTGCCGCCCGTGTTGTAGTCGCCGCTGCGCTCCCGAAATTCGGTCAGCAGCCGCGCTTGCCGCGTGCGCCGCTGGCCGCGGACTGGCGGATCGCCAGGCTGGCACAGCATTTCGAGCATGGGCGCTTTCGTCTTGAAGAAGGTGACTGTCATCAGTCCAAGGCCAAGCATCCGGCAGAGCTCTGTCAGGTCGCCGAAGCGCTGGTTGTGCGAGCCGCCTTTCTTGCGATTGCGTTCTACGGCGAGGATAACGCTGCCGTTCAGCCGCAGTCGTTCAACGCCTTGCAGCAGCAGCGCCAGATTGAAGGTTTTTTTCATTTCTACGAGAAGGGTATCTCCCGTTTCGGGATGGATGGCAACGAGATCACAATGCATGATT encodes:
- a CDS encoding PLP-dependent aminotransferase family protein, whose protein sequence is MEFRFSSNVERLQSSAVRDILKLTQGKEIISFAGGLPAEELFPLEAVRDAAERVFKSGNNTLQYGLTEGYLPLREQLCGRMAKKNMHVEPHEMIMTTGSQQAIDLITRVLMEPGDVVLVENPTYLASLQVFNLSGLRIVPVASDNDGMIISEAERLIKQLQPKLIYVVPTFGNPTARVWSEERRRGLLDLSHRYGIAILEDDPYGDIKFDETEDYPTLFALEDKADGGNVLYTSTFSKTVAPALRTGWAMGSSSVISMMAKAKQAADLHSSTLDQQTLDQLLRHYDLDAHIGTIRGAYGDRMQQMQRLLKAQGWSDVKWEQPKGGMFLWLELPEGLDAAALLRSAVTKNVAFVPGAAFYAAEPQRNTARLNFTFTTGERMATGIARFAEALNEFLARC
- a CDS encoding Rieske (2Fe-2S) protein yields the protein MSEPNRSKTIGSIADFQAFPAQVNVDEQPYYIVEAPRKEDEPQRYNLISAICPHVGGMVRPHKNELVCPLHYWCFDIATGISTNVPGEELVCKPLEIQDGQFMLSL
- a CDS encoding DUF2161 family putative PD-(D/E)XK-type phosphodiesterase, with translation MAVKHETELYKPLKAYFENQGYEVKSEIMHCDLVAIHPETGDTLLVEMKKTFNLALLLQGVERLRLNGSVILAVERNRKKGGSHNQRFGDLTELCRMLGLGLMTVTFFKTKAPMLEMLCQPGDPPVRGQRRTRQARLLTEFRERSGDYNTGGSNNRKLVTAYREKALRIAWSLSQYGSLAPRSIAEYTDVQRAADILQKDYYGWFLRVKRGLYSLKPEGEAAVKQHGDILANWHQKRSLASASSDRQQLKGDNAHE